One Bacteroidota bacterium genomic window carries:
- the htpX gene encoding zinc metalloprotease HtpX translates to MNTIKTVIFMSVLTVLVVLAGNLIGGQTGMFFAFLFAVVMNFGSYWFSDKIVLKMYGAIEIDRSQSPFLFDMVERLAQKAQIPMPKLYVINDATPNAFATGRNPNHAAVAVTSGITGLLSNSELEGVIAHELAHIKNRDILIGAVASTFAGAITMLANMAQWAMIFGGRDDEDNSLIGSLVLIIVAPIAATMLQLAISRSREYIADASGAKISGNPLGLASALQKLSGYNSQKSVDAAGPATAHMFIVNPLRNGGITKLFSTHPPIEERVKKLQEIAAGRA, encoded by the coding sequence ATGAACACGATTAAAACAGTAATCTTTATGTCGGTACTCACCGTTTTAGTGGTACTTGCAGGTAATCTGATTGGCGGACAAACAGGAATGTTTTTCGCTTTTCTCTTTGCCGTTGTAATGAACTTCGGAAGTTACTGGTTCTCAGATAAAATAGTGCTTAAAATGTACGGTGCGATTGAAATAGACCGCAGTCAGTCACCGTTCCTGTTTGACATGGTTGAAAGACTTGCTCAAAAAGCTCAGATACCAATGCCAAAATTGTATGTTATTAACGATGCTACCCCAAACGCTTTCGCTACTGGTAGAAATCCGAATCATGCTGCGGTGGCAGTAACATCCGGAATTACAGGACTGCTTAGCAACAGTGAGCTCGAGGGTGTAATAGCCCACGAACTGGCACACATCAAAAACCGTGATATACTGATTGGTGCTGTTGCGTCAACCTTTGCAGGAGCGATAACGATGCTCGCAAACATGGCGCAATGGGCTATGATCTTTGGCGGCAGGGATGATGAGGACAACAGCCTCATCGGTTCCCTGGTACTGATAATAGTGGCTCCTATCGCAGCCACAATGTTGCAGCTTGCAATCTCAAGATCCAGAGAATATATTGCGGACGCTTCGGGAGCTAAAATCTCAGGGAATCCCCTCGGACTTGCTTCGGCTCTTCAGAAGCTTTCGGGATACAATTCACAAAAATCAGTCGATGCCGCAGGTCCTGCCACAGCTCACATGTTTATTGTGAATCCTCTTCGGAATGGTGGAATAACAAAACTTTTCTCGACACATCCTCCAATCGAGGAAAGAGTAAAAAAATTGCAGGAAATTGCTGCCGGCAGAGCTTAA
- a CDS encoding T9SS type A sorting domain-containing protein, translated as MNLATRLVALVLITASIFAQEKRGYEYCAEKRHSSNSQSLLKYASVSEIKHSFDVLNYTLNLDIYNCFISPYSKAYTGSVVVKFAVDSTLNNITLNAVNTSIQVDSVSLAGTAFTHASNLLNITLDRTYQPGDTTEVKIYYKHKNVSDGAFYASGGTVFTDAEPEGARKWFPCYDKPSDKATVDITTRVPVNVKLGSNGLLKDSVNTGNEIYYRWVSRDPVATYLVVLSGRVNYQLIILTWVDPVSGDTIPVLLYANPGETVSSNIRNAIVNQFDGFTGSYGPYPFEKNGYATLNSQFTWGGMENQTLTSLCSGCWSENLIAHEFAHQWFGDMISPSTWADIFLNEGFATFSESVWEEVKPGGSYAAYKNMILNDANQYKNSNPGWPIYNPSWAVVTPDVNTLFNTAITYSKGSCVLAMARYVMGSESFFSAVKSYASDPRYRYRSCSIPEFIQKMSDSYGQDLSWFFEQWLYNPNHAIYANTYSIYSPAHGSWVVNFTARQTQTNTVFFKMPIELKISFADGGDTTVRVFNDENNQLFSFNFTKQPVSLMFDPNNEIVLKVASTVVSVENEDAIPAEMVLHANYPNPFNPETKIRFSMPEAGYITLSVFNTNGEEVAVLAKGNYFTGSHELSFQAGNLPSGVYFAVLNSGGKTLRQKMLLLK; from the coding sequence ATGAATCTTGCAACCAGACTGGTAGCATTAGTACTTATTACCGCATCCATTTTCGCCCAGGAAAAAAGAGGATATGAATATTGTGCTGAAAAAAGACATAGCAGCAATTCTCAATCACTCCTCAAATATGCCTCTGTATCGGAGATAAAGCACTCATTCGATGTGTTGAACTACACTCTCAATCTTGATATTTACAACTGTTTCATATCCCCATATTCAAAAGCGTATACGGGAAGTGTCGTTGTAAAATTTGCTGTTGATTCCACATTGAACAACATCACTCTGAATGCAGTTAACACATCCATTCAGGTTGATTCGGTTTCTTTGGCCGGTACTGCTTTTACTCATGCTTCCAACTTATTGAACATCACACTCGACAGAACTTATCAACCCGGTGACACGACAGAAGTTAAAATATATTACAAACACAAAAATGTTTCTGACGGAGCTTTTTATGCGAGTGGTGGAACCGTCTTTACCGATGCTGAACCCGAAGGTGCAAGGAAATGGTTTCCCTGCTACGACAAACCCTCTGACAAGGCAACTGTCGACATAACCACCAGGGTGCCTGTAAATGTAAAACTTGGTTCCAACGGTCTGTTAAAGGATTCTGTAAATACCGGTAACGAAATTTATTACCGCTGGGTAAGCAGAGACCCGGTTGCCACATATCTTGTGGTGCTCTCCGGAAGAGTGAATTATCAGTTGATAATTTTAACATGGGTCGATCCTGTATCGGGTGATACCATTCCCGTCCTGCTTTATGCAAATCCCGGTGAGACGGTCTCATCAAACATCAGAAATGCCATAGTAAATCAGTTTGACGGTTTTACCGGAAGTTATGGTCCTTATCCTTTCGAAAAGAACGGGTATGCAACCCTGAATTCGCAATTCACCTGGGGCGGCATGGAAAATCAGACTCTTACATCGCTCTGCTCCGGTTGCTGGTCTGAAAATCTGATTGCTCACGAATTTGCGCACCAGTGGTTTGGCGATATGATCAGCCCCTCAACCTGGGCGGATATTTTCCTGAACGAAGGGTTTGCAACTTTCTCGGAATCTGTCTGGGAAGAAGTGAAGCCCGGAGGAAGTTACGCTGCCTATAAAAACATGATCTTAAACGATGCAAATCAATATAAAAACTCAAATCCCGGATGGCCCATCTATAATCCCTCCTGGGCAGTGGTTACTCCCGATGTAAACACACTTTTTAACACAGCAATCACATACTCCAAAGGTTCTTGTGTCCTTGCGATGGCAAGATATGTGATGGGTTCGGAGAGTTTCTTCTCTGCTGTCAAGTCATATGCTTCAGATCCCCGCTACCGCTACAGAAGTTGCAGCATTCCGGAGTTTATTCAGAAAATGAGCGATTCATACGGTCAGGATTTGTCATGGTTCTTTGAACAGTGGCTCTACAATCCAAATCACGCGATTTACGCCAACACTTATTCCATTTATTCGCCTGCACATGGCTCCTGGGTTGTAAACTTCACGGCAAGGCAGACCCAGACAAACACAGTGTTCTTCAAAATGCCAATCGAGCTTAAAATTTCATTTGCAGATGGTGGAGATACAACAGTCCGGGTGTTCAATGATGAGAACAACCAGTTGTTTTCATTCAACTTTACAAAACAGCCTGTTTCGCTTATGTTTGATCCGAATAATGAGATTGTTCTAAAAGTTGCCTCGACTGTGGTTTCTGTGGAAAATGAGGATGCAATTCCGGCGGAGATGGTTTTACATGCAAACTATCCTAATCCCTTTAATCCGGAAACAAAAATCAGATTTTCCATGCCCGAAGCTGGCTACATAACCCTGTCTGTTTTCAATACAAATGGTGAAGAGGTGGCGGTATTGGCAAAAGGGAATTATTTTACTGGTAGCCACGAACTAAGTTTTCAAGCCGGGAATCTTCCGAGCGGTGTTTATTTCGCCGTTCTGAATTCCGGAGGAAAAACACTCAGGCAAAAAATGCTGCTTTTGAAGTAA
- a CDS encoding ATP-binding protein — MNKKIDKKILLNGLLAELKVPANISYLPILQNISTTIAKWLGFDEDHFNNLELIVEESFVSIVENSFDPEEFGEIRFFVRFKPGKLILSFEDKGLPVDVSMLEKQEHSALGILIIKHLADEFKFVNLGKDGKRLEIVINIPEGDINGILEKEAAQKAEPAPLDEELHFRMIEPADVLDLTRLTYRAYGYTYMGIAYFPEKLKELLDYGYMKAVVVHNSKNEMIANLGLFFDKPGSKVADSGMAIVDPRYRGHNLFKRMKAKAVEHGRETGMYGLYSESVTIHPYTQKGNITLGAKEIGSLIAFTGEHISFKKINDEGLSQRQAVMLYYLKINEEPQREVFIPEPYKEMITSIYDDLGLSRKLNYFNRYKNISELSGITISETVFKPDLNSAIISIEKYGEDIVPLVQNSVKELCMKKVDTIYLELPLSDPNTMFLVPKFRETGFFFGGVIPEFRNGDILKLQYLNNIYIDPEKICVASDNGRKILSFILSDREKTG, encoded by the coding sequence GTGAATAAAAAAATTGATAAAAAAATTCTTCTTAACGGATTGCTAGCGGAACTTAAGGTTCCTGCCAACATTTCCTACCTTCCAATACTTCAGAACATCTCAACCACCATAGCAAAATGGCTCGGCTTCGATGAGGATCACTTCAACAATCTGGAACTGATTGTTGAGGAGTCTTTTGTAAGCATTGTGGAAAACTCTTTCGATCCCGAGGAATTTGGTGAAATCAGGTTTTTCGTCAGGTTCAAACCGGGAAAACTGATATTGTCCTTCGAGGACAAGGGTTTGCCTGTAGATGTTTCAATGCTGGAAAAACAGGAACATTCAGCGCTTGGAATCCTGATAATCAAACACCTCGCCGATGAATTCAAGTTTGTGAATCTTGGAAAGGACGGAAAACGGCTCGAGATAGTAATTAATATCCCCGAAGGCGATATCAATGGAATTCTTGAGAAGGAAGCTGCACAGAAAGCCGAACCCGCTCCGCTTGATGAAGAACTTCACTTTAGAATGATAGAGCCCGCTGATGTACTCGATTTGACGCGACTCACTTACAGAGCTTATGGATACACCTATATGGGTATCGCATATTTTCCTGAAAAACTGAAGGAATTACTCGACTACGGTTACATGAAGGCTGTTGTTGTGCACAATTCAAAGAATGAAATGATCGCTAATCTGGGTCTCTTTTTCGACAAACCCGGTTCAAAAGTTGCCGATTCGGGCATGGCGATTGTTGATCCCCGGTACAGGGGTCATAATCTCTTCAAAAGAATGAAGGCTAAAGCGGTTGAACATGGCAGGGAAACCGGAATGTACGGACTGTACAGTGAAAGCGTGACCATACACCCTTACACTCAAAAAGGAAACATAACGCTCGGCGCAAAGGAAATCGGTTCGCTTATAGCATTTACGGGTGAGCACATCTCTTTCAAGAAGATAAACGATGAAGGGCTCTCCCAAAGGCAGGCGGTTATGCTCTATTATCTGAAAATAAATGAAGAACCGCAACGGGAAGTATTCATCCCTGAACCATACAAAGAGATGATTACCTCTATCTATGATGATCTCGGGCTGAGCAGAAAACTGAATTATTTTAACAGATACAAAAACATTTCAGAACTCTCCGGAATCACCATAAGCGAAACTGTTTTCAAACCCGATTTGAATTCTGCAATCATAAGCATTGAGAAGTATGGCGAGGATATTGTCCCTCTCGTTCAGAACAGTGTAAAGGAACTGTGCATGAAAAAGGTTGATACGATTTACCTCGAACTTCCTCTCTCGGATCCCAATACAATGTTCCTTGTGCCCAAATTTAGAGAAACAGGTTTCTTTTTCGGCGGTGTGATTCCTGAATTCAGAAATGGAGACATACTTAAACTTCAGTATCTCAACAATATTTACATCGATCCAGAAAAAATTTGTGTTGCTTCCGACAATGGAAGGAAAATCCTGTCATTTATTCTTTCAGACAGGGAGAAAACCGGCTAA
- the acs gene encoding acetate--CoA ligase, with product MSDETGIKQSEGEIFHPSQSVIDKALCKDYDSMYKKSIENPENFWGEIAEEFVWSQKWEKVYDDSNPPFFKWFTGGKTNIVTNAIDRHLKTFRKNKIALIWESEAGDDVRTYSYFALNREIVKFANILKSMGVQKGDIVTIYMPRVPELMFAMLACAKIGAAHSVVYGGFSVEALAERIEDAQSKVLITADGGFMRGKIVNLKEIADEALARQGTIEHCVVVRRTGHEVYMEPGRDYWYHDLLSVPVVNQPCETEQVDAETMLFILYTSGTTGRPKGVIHTHGGYMVYTATSFKYVFDINDEDRYWCAADPGWITGHSYIVYAPLLNGATSFMYEGAPNFPYPNRWWKMIEKYGITILYTAPTAIRGLMRFGNAWPNRHDLSSLRILGSVGEPINPEAWKWYYEVIGKSKCPIMDTWWQTETGGFMITPLPVTPLKPGSATKPFFGIEVDVIDSEGNSAAPGEEGILVIKKPWPSIMRGILHDPERYKQQYWSKYTTMYEAGDSARKDKDGYVWVIGRLDDVIKVSGYRLGTAEIESALVSHSAVAEAAAIGLPHEVKGNVIHAYVVLRAGYVASESLTEELKKHVGHEIGPIAKPEKINFMDALPKTRSGKIMRRLLRARALGLPEGDKSTLEE from the coding sequence ATGAGTGATGAAACAGGCATTAAACAGTCTGAAGGAGAAATTTTCCACCCCTCGCAGTCAGTTATTGATAAAGCTCTCTGCAAAGACTACGATTCGATGTATAAGAAATCGATAGAAAACCCGGAGAATTTCTGGGGAGAAATCGCAGAAGAGTTTGTATGGTCTCAAAAATGGGAGAAAGTTTACGATGATTCGAACCCGCCGTTTTTTAAATGGTTTACGGGTGGTAAAACCAATATTGTTACCAATGCCATCGACAGACATTTAAAAACTTTCCGGAAGAACAAAATTGCCCTGATTTGGGAGAGTGAAGCCGGTGATGATGTAAGAACCTATTCCTATTTCGCCCTGAATCGCGAAATTGTAAAATTTGCCAACATTCTAAAGAGCATGGGCGTGCAGAAAGGTGATATTGTTACTATCTATATGCCCCGTGTTCCCGAACTGATGTTTGCAATGCTTGCCTGTGCCAAAATAGGAGCAGCTCACTCAGTGGTTTATGGTGGATTCAGTGTAGAGGCTCTTGCGGAAAGAATAGAAGATGCTCAAAGTAAAGTGCTTATTACTGCCGATGGTGGTTTCATGCGCGGTAAAATTGTAAACCTTAAAGAAATTGCAGATGAAGCACTCGCCAGACAGGGTACAATTGAACATTGCGTGGTTGTCAGGCGTACGGGACATGAAGTGTATATGGAGCCCGGAAGAGACTACTGGTACCACGACCTTCTAAGCGTGCCCGTGGTAAACCAGCCATGCGAAACCGAACAGGTGGACGCAGAAACGATGCTTTTTATCCTCTATACTTCAGGAACAACCGGCAGACCAAAAGGAGTAATCCACACTCACGGTGGTTACATGGTTTATACCGCCACCTCATTCAAGTATGTTTTTGACATCAACGACGAAGACCGTTACTGGTGTGCTGCTGATCCGGGGTGGATAACAGGACACAGTTACATTGTTTACGCGCCACTTCTTAACGGCGCCACAAGTTTCATGTACGAGGGTGCTCCAAACTTCCCGTATCCCAACAGGTGGTGGAAGATGATCGAGAAATACGGGATTACAATTCTATACACCGCTCCCACAGCAATCAGAGGTTTAATGCGGTTTGGAAATGCATGGCCCAACAGACACGACCTCTCTTCACTTAGAATCCTTGGAAGTGTCGGCGAACCGATAAATCCGGAAGCCTGGAAGTGGTATTACGAGGTAATCGGAAAATCAAAATGTCCGATCATGGATACCTGGTGGCAAACAGAAACGGGAGGTTTTATGATCACACCTCTCCCCGTCACCCCGTTGAAACCGGGAAGTGCAACAAAACCATTCTTTGGTATTGAAGTGGATGTTATCGACTCCGAAGGCAACAGCGCTGCTCCCGGTGAAGAAGGCATTCTGGTGATCAAAAAGCCCTGGCCCTCAATTATGCGGGGGATCCTGCACGATCCCGAACGGTATAAACAGCAATACTGGAGCAAATACACAACCATGTACGAAGCAGGCGACTCCGCCAGAAAAGACAAGGATGGTTATGTGTGGGTAATCGGAAGACTGGATGATGTAATTAAAGTGAGCGGTTATCGCCTCGGTACGGCAGAAATAGAATCCGCCCTTGTTTCACATTCTGCTGTCGCTGAAGCCGCAGCCATAGGTTTGCCGCACGAAGTAAAAGGAAATGTAATTCATGCCTATGTGGTTCTCAGAGCCGGATATGTAGCCTCGGAATCGCTCACGGAGGAACTGAAAAAACATGTCGGGCACGAGATTGGACCGATCGCAAAACCGGAAAAAATCAACTTCATGGATGCTCTTCCCAAAACAAGATCAGGCAAGATTATGAGAAGACTTCTCCGTGCCAGAGCTCTCGGTCTCCCCGAAGGTGACAAGAGTACGCTGGAAGAGTAA
- a CDS encoding choice-of-anchor A family protein, with protein MQKHFTILNKVLFAFIWVISTAVVFPIDTLSVSGTESNTKFPAEFFVSRDGITSSIAKVLAVDKGTSGIKFTDPYNPTKIFNAWAGTFKGEINSQTENFYCIDIAHTLAFYTTSQPHLYIDSGATPSQITYILMNYYPYKTYPYTGAMSTVQKEAAAIQLAIWHFADGVNPNTIQTADIKARTIEIINDANANSNGFVPVKTLIILPSANQYFTGTDAQFRIKVFDELARPVANRQVTLSVSAGSLSQTVVTTDATGTTPSVTLNPGSAKNVTLTATAVITIPQGTRYIHQVQPNSFQKIVLATPATAQKNTTINLEWTERVDISLTKTVSNANPVNGENVTFTVSVANAGPSPASGVVAKDFLPGGLSYISSSASQGSFNSVNGEWTIGNLSNGANASLTITVKVDVAANYLFSLGAAEGYNVFTLQDMNQPTADVEGKVAVGRDGFFSNFSAGDLLPASGGTVDVLVVGRHLTFASGNVTGGNVVYGTSGTVSQQVGIVDGTLRQGNPVDFNAAGAYLTALSTQLAGYTTNGSTTMSGVTLTLNGADPFLNTFSVTAAQMTQTQEVYVNVPNGSVALINVAGDSIDWGGNLVVSGTPITNCMFNFHDAKKITIQSIDVTGSVLAPLADVNFISGVQHGQMICKSLSGGAQYNLANFIGNIPLDTTITNIAEIISCDQLDVDSNPGSGGANEDDYSAASIHVRGTHTGGGGSINTGNWQYVGSVSQDYFIWTFMRAQDGSMIAGTWGGKILRSTDQGLTFSVINNGMNVAYIWSLIQTPAGDFYAATERGVFRSSDNGVNWNSTSLPQYDVRSLLYHGNSLYAGLWGQGVYKSTDNGASWADASSGMIIKSVQALTKDNSGNIYAGTFGGGVYKSVDGGVNWNSTAMNYPHVWSLGTTSTGIIVAGTYGNGLYLSADGGNSWQPQTSGITATHIYSVSVDNGDNVFVSSWNNGVYFAHITSTDAPASAWNYIGLKGVKVSAISFDQSNGRLFAATSDGGILRNDSPTSVKEIETASSPAGFSLSDNYPNPFNPETVIEFSVPLKENVDLSVYNVLGELVSTLATGELEAGRYSVKFDAQQLPSGIYIYRLSSGTNVISKKMILMK; from the coding sequence ATGCAAAAACATTTTACTATTCTTAATAAAGTTCTCTTTGCCTTTATTTGGGTTATCTCGACAGCGGTCGTATTTCCGATCGACACATTATCGGTCTCAGGAACCGAAAGCAATACAAAATTTCCGGCTGAATTTTTTGTTTCCCGGGATGGGATAACAAGCAGTATTGCGAAGGTTTTGGCAGTTGATAAAGGGACAAGCGGGATAAAATTTACCGATCCCTATAATCCCACAAAAATATTTAACGCCTGGGCGGGCACTTTTAAGGGTGAAATAAACAGTCAAACCGAAAACTTCTATTGCATAGACATAGCCCATACGCTTGCTTTTTACACAACATCGCAACCACATCTCTATATCGATTCGGGTGCAACCCCGTCACAAATAACCTATATATTGATGAATTACTATCCATACAAAACCTACCCTTATACCGGTGCTATGTCCACGGTTCAGAAGGAAGCCGCGGCAATACAACTCGCAATCTGGCATTTTGCTGATGGTGTTAATCCGAACACCATACAAACTGCTGATATTAAGGCAAGAACAATCGAAATTATTAATGATGCAAATGCAAATTCCAATGGATTTGTGCCGGTAAAAACCTTGATAATTCTTCCGTCAGCAAACCAGTATTTTACGGGAACAGATGCTCAGTTCAGAATTAAAGTGTTTGATGAACTTGCACGACCTGTTGCAAACAGACAAGTTACGCTTTCTGTTTCTGCAGGGTCACTTAGTCAAACGGTTGTTACAACCGATGCAACGGGCACGACCCCGTCTGTGACACTAAATCCCGGCTCTGCGAAGAATGTGACTCTGACTGCAACTGCCGTCATAACAATTCCCCAAGGAACGAGGTACATACATCAGGTACAACCAAACTCATTCCAAAAAATTGTACTCGCCACACCAGCCACAGCTCAAAAGAATACAACGATAAACCTTGAGTGGACGGAAAGAGTCGATATCAGTCTGACAAAAACAGTAAGCAATGCAAATCCTGTTAATGGCGAAAATGTTACATTCACAGTTTCTGTTGCTAACGCAGGTCCTTCACCCGCCTCAGGTGTGGTTGCAAAGGATTTTCTACCAGGTGGTCTTTCTTATATCAGTTCAAGTGCCTCCCAAGGCAGCTTCAACTCCGTAAACGGTGAATGGACAATCGGTAACCTTTCCAATGGTGCCAATGCTTCGCTAACCATAACAGTGAAAGTTGATGTCGCCGCAAATTATCTTTTCAGTCTCGGTGCCGCAGAGGGATACAATGTATTTACCCTCCAGGACATGAATCAGCCAACCGCTGATGTGGAAGGGAAAGTGGCAGTCGGAAGAGATGGATTTTTCTCAAACTTCAGCGCCGGTGACCTCCTTCCGGCGTCCGGAGGAACGGTCGATGTGCTGGTGGTTGGAAGACATCTCACATTTGCTTCGGGAAATGTAACAGGGGGCAATGTGGTTTACGGTACTTCGGGAACGGTCTCTCAACAGGTTGGTATAGTTGATGGAACTCTAAGGCAGGGAAATCCGGTCGATTTCAACGCTGCAGGTGCGTACCTGACCGCCCTTTCAACACAACTGGCCGGTTACACAACAAACGGTTCTACAACCATGTCTGGAGTTACCCTGACACTCAATGGTGCTGATCCGTTTTTAAACACATTCTCGGTTACTGCCGCACAGATGACCCAGACTCAGGAGGTATATGTAAATGTACCCAATGGTTCAGTTGCACTTATCAATGTGGCGGGCGACAGCATCGACTGGGGCGGAAACCTCGTCGTCTCAGGTACACCTATCACAAACTGCATGTTTAATTTTCATGATGCGAAAAAAATAACCATCCAGTCGATTGATGTAACCGGTTCTGTTCTTGCACCTTTAGCGGATGTAAACTTTATCAGCGGCGTTCAACACGGACAGATGATCTGCAAGTCTCTCTCTGGCGGAGCTCAGTACAATCTTGCAAATTTCATCGGAAACATTCCTCTTGACACAACAATCACAAATATTGCAGAAATTATCAGTTGCGACCAGCTCGATGTGGATTCAAACCCCGGATCGGGAGGGGCGAACGAGGATGATTATTCCGCAGCAAGCATTCATGTCAGGGGAACACATACCGGTGGTGGCGGATCCATAAACACAGGAAACTGGCAATATGTTGGATCAGTAAGCCAGGATTATTTTATCTGGACCTTCATGCGGGCGCAGGACGGTTCCATGATTGCAGGTACCTGGGGAGGAAAAATTCTGAGATCAACTGATCAGGGACTTACATTCTCTGTTATAAACAACGGAATGAATGTCGCATACATCTGGAGTCTCATTCAAACACCAGCCGGTGATTTCTATGCCGCAACCGAAAGAGGCGTTTTTCGTTCAAGCGACAATGGAGTTAACTGGAATTCCACTTCACTTCCACAGTACGATGTCCGTTCCCTTTTATACCATGGTAATTCCCTTTATGCCGGTCTGTGGGGACAGGGAGTTTACAAATCGACTGATAATGGCGCAAGCTGGGCGGATGCGAGCAGCGGTATGATTATCAAATCGGTTCAGGCTCTCACGAAAGATAACAGCGGCAATATTTACGCCGGAACATTCGGAGGCGGGGTTTACAAAAGTGTTGACGGAGGAGTGAACTGGAACTCAACAGCAATGAACTATCCGCATGTCTGGTCACTTGGCACCACTTCCACAGGCATAATCGTTGCGGGGACCTACGGGAATGGTCTCTATCTCTCTGCCGATGGTGGAAACTCGTGGCAACCACAAACCTCCGGAATAACAGCGACACACATCTACTCGGTATCTGTTGATAACGGAGACAATGTTTTTGTCAGCTCCTGGAACAACGGTGTTTATTTTGCACATATCACCTCAACCGATGCCCCTGCTTCTGCCTGGAATTATATCGGATTGAAGGGTGTGAAGGTAAGTGCAATCAGTTTCGATCAATCAAACGGAAGGTTGTTTGCTGCCACATCAGATGGCGGAATTCTTAGAAACGACTCTCCAACTTCGGTTAAAGAGATTGAAACAGCATCGAGTCCTGCCGGTTTCTCCCTGTCAGACAACTACCCGAATCCGTTTAATCCGGAGACAGTGATCGAATTCTCTGTTCCCTTAAAAGAGAATGTTGATCTTTCGGTTTACAATGTTTTGGGTGAATTGGTCAGCACACTTGCGACCGGTGAGTTGGAGGCAGGAAGATACTCCGTAAAATTTGATGCACAACAGCTTCCGAGCGGAATATATATCTACAGACTTTCATCAGGAACCAATGTCATTTCCAAAAAAATGATTTTAATGAAATAG
- a CDS encoding DUF1648 domain-containing protein, whose amino-acid sequence METKNRPRIELESSVADKIVEVVSATVLLTISVLFLFQYPSVDERLPMHYDFSGNVDRMGDKAELFFLFGILILLYTGMTIAQRFPHSFNYLTEITRENALRQYTTAVRMIRWLKMMLVCLFSFIIAKTIFPAYISDEVFFAVIITFIVITFIQMIGYFIKSGK is encoded by the coding sequence TTGGAAACAAAAAACAGGCCCCGGATAGAACTTGAAAGTTCTGTTGCAGACAAAATTGTCGAGGTTGTATCTGCCACTGTACTTTTGACAATAAGTGTACTATTTCTGTTTCAGTACCCTTCTGTTGATGAAAGATTGCCGATGCATTATGACTTCTCAGGAAATGTTGACCGTATGGGAGACAAAGCAGAATTGTTTTTTCTTTTTGGAATACTAATTTTACTGTACACCGGTATGACAATCGCACAAAGATTCCCGCATTCGTTTAACTATCTGACAGAAATCACCCGCGAAAATGCCCTGCGACAATACACAACCGCTGTCAGAATGATCCGCTGGCTAAAAATGATGCTTGTGTGTTTATTTTCGTTTATCATCGCCAAAACCATTTTCCCGGCTTACATCAGCGACGAAGTTTTCTTTGCGGTGATAATAACATTCATTGTCATAACCTTCATTCAGATGATCGGATATTTCATAAAATCGGGCAAATAA